AGAAGCATACTCAATAAGAGCATATTGAGCTGCTAATCCTCCAACTCCCGATCCGCTTCTACAACACCACAGCCATAAACCACCCTCAAAGACAAGAAAACCTAAAACGGTACTCGAAACAATTATAGCAACTACCCATGCGTGTATCCTCCATTCCTTCCTCTCTGCGACATTCTCCAATGGAGTTGATGAGTTTGGAGCCAATGGTCCACAAACCTTGATGAATGAAATGCTAGGTAAAGCAGGATTCTGGTATCCACTAATAAAATTACTAGTCTTAATGTAACATAATCCAGTTCCATCCGACAAAGAAGTAGAAGCAAAACAAGAACCAGATTGAAGACAATTTCCACTACAAGCTGATAAACCAACAAAAAATATCTCAGGGTTGATCACAAACTGTGGAGGATATGTCAAGAATCTAGCATGGTTCACTTGCAACATAGCCACCTCTCCTACACAATCTTCAAGCCTCACTTTCCTCACACACCCTTTCCTACTATCATTAGAATCAACCATCTCAAAATTATGAGATGCACATCCACAAATGGGCTTAGAAAttgaatcattattattataactacaAATACCATTATTCCCACAATAACCAAAAACTTCACATTGATCCTCAACAGCAACCCATCCAACACTCACATCCCCACTACCTTTTCTAGAGTTATAAATTCTCAAATTCCCATCACCATCAAGCTTCAAAATCCTCAAAACATCATCATCCCCTTCACCATAATCATTGGTGTAAGCAACCACCACAGGGGAAGTCAAATTAGGATACAAAATCTGCAAAATTCCCTTTGATTGCAAATCCAAAACAGGTGAACTCAAATTCATCAAACTCATGGAAAAGTTCAAACCTTGATCCCAATAAGGCACAGTGTCATTAAATTTGAGAGTGAGGTTACCAGAATTAAGAACAGAAAATGAGTACAAACCAGAACGCAAAACCATACTAACAGTGAAATTCTGAGAGGGAACAATTGTATCAGTTGGGTTGTCAAAGCTCGACCAAACAGATTTTTTGCCATTGGAGAGAACCAAGTTTCCATTTTCATGAAGCATGGCAGAGGAGACACCCATTTTGGAAGTTCCGGATTCCCACAAAGTTGAGCCCGACCCATTAACGAGGAGAATATTTCCGGTGGAGAGGAATTGGAAGGAGCCGTTGGAGTCGACGGTGGCACCGTTTCCGGCGGTCCAAATGACGGGTGATCCGCCGGAGAAGACGATGGCGGCGAAGAAGGAAGGAGGGGTGGTTTGAGGGTGGAGAGGTAGGAAATGGAGAGAGAAAGTGTTGTTGGGAGAGGACCATGATTGGTTTGTGTTTGAAGCATAAAGGGTTGTTGTGCCTGGTGAGATTAAGGTTGTTGCTGCTGCAATGGTGGAGATGAGAGTGGAGAATAGGAAAAAAGACAGTAGCAGAagatgttgttgttgtgtttgtgtttgtgtttggAGTATCATCTTAATTTTCTTAGCTTATAGGagcattatatatattttttttgaaatcttgTGTTGTGTTATATAATAGAAGAAACATTGTTAATGTTAGGAGAATGAATGATGATGGGGTTGAAAGTTGAAACAAAGAAGCGACTCGACTTGACTTTTGTGTATGCAATTATTTATCCTTGACGTGGGACAGTAGAACCAATCAATTGTTAGGTATTTTCATTAATTCGACAGTAACATAATGAAACAAGCTGATTATTGGTTGTGCAGGTTTTGTTTGGCTTGATTCAATTTCAAAGTATACTTTTCCCATTCAATACATCACAATCCAATTACTTTGCTTCTTCCGTTAAACTAGTTTGAACTATATATTCCCACCTTGTTCAAACACTTCATATTTGTAgccaaaattttcattttccGCCAAAATAAAGGACTAGACCACAAGTTGTAATAGGTTGATTCAAATATTGGTTATCAGATTTcgtcaacaaaataaaattggttaTCAGCTGAAATTTTtgtctcttgttaaactatttgacaattgtttttttctaaaatacaaattatctaaaataataatagaaaattatggagaagataaaaaattaagagaaagaGATAAACACTAAAATAGAatcttacaaaaattataatcaacTGTGACTAAAAATAATAGACAAAGttaacataaatttataaaaaattaattaaaataactaacttAATTATCAGAAGTAAAgttatagaaaaaaattgaagaaagaaTAGCTATTGGAGATCAAAGCGAAacacaaaacaaataatttaagagGGAAAGTCTATAATTCCTCAttaaatcaaatcatatttGGATTTGTTTTCTACAAGGATTGAAATATAGagatttattttagaatttaataaACATAGACGATCAATATAAATAACTTTCaataaaacacattaataatttttattaagtattagaTTAAATCATTCTTTTAGTCCCTTAGTTtatttcagttttattttaattatttatgaatttttattacgTTTTAGTTtcttaattatagttttttttgaattaattatttatttaattttaattaaccatttaatttttatttcttaaaatatcaataatattttttttacataaatccAAAAAACTTATCATCGTctttaaacaaaatcaaaaaaactaattattattttaataaaattcagattttcattaaatttataattcaaataagTTCATATTTGTATCtctaacaacaataataacatcaaattcagttgtgattaaattttaaaaaataaattttttatttaataaatttgatattattaaaaataaaagtttatttaaagattcgAATTATGATTCGAAtgtatgaatttttttgaaaattttataataatttttttgaatttggtttgaaaatgatataaaattttgGATATTTGTATAACAAAAGTTAATATGATTGACATTTTTAGTGTCATCTCCCTATTAGCAATGCTCCCATTTCtgaagaacaacaacaacaacaatgccCCTTTCTCTATTCCCACACTNNNNNNNNNNNNNNNNNNNNNNNNNNNNNNNNNNNNNNNNNNNNNNNNNNNNNNNNNNNNNNNNNNNNNNNNNNNNNNNNNNNNNNNNNNNNNNNNNNNNNNNNNNNNNNNNNNNNNNNNTTCTTCACTGTCATCTCCCTTCTCTCTCTCGCATTCTTCCTCTCTTCCTCCACCACCACTATCACCTCACACCATTCTCTCTCTCTTCAATCTCCCACCCTTTCCGCAATCAACGTTTACGTTGCCGACCTTCCCAGATCCCTCAACTATGGCCTAATTAACCGTTACTGGTCATTCGATTCCGATTCACGGCTCGGCAGTGACTCGGATCACGATATTCGATCCACCAATTTGGGTAAAACCCTAGAATTTCCACCTTACCCTGAGAACCCACTGATCAAACAGTACAGTGCAGAGTATTGGATTATGGGGGATCTTATGACACCTCCTCAATTGCGAACTGGGTCATTCGCAAAACGGGTTCTTGATGCACGTGATGCTGATGTTGTCTTTGTTCCTTTCTTTGCTACTCTCAGCGCTGAATTGCAACTGGGTATGGCTAAAGGTGTTTTCAGGAAGAAGGATGGGAATGAGGATTACCAGAGGCAGAGAGAGGTTATTGATTTTGTGAAGAAGACTCAAGCTTGGAAACGTTCTGGTGGACGAGATCATGTGTTTGTTCTCACTGGTATGTTTTCTGTGCTTTCAATTTGTTGCAACCTTGTTTGTTATTGTTAAGGTTCATGTCAAACACCGACACAAAACACCATACACAGCAATGAGAAAATGAAAACGATTGAATGTGAACATATGTCCAACACCGGCCACACATTTAATTTAAAGTGTTGGTGCTACTTTGTAAGGTTTTGAATTTAAATGTAATGTGCGTGCAGTGGCATTTAAGAATGTTCAAGGTGTTGAATTAATTGTACTGTATGCATTGCTGGAATCAGTGTTGTCAATCGCTGAAAGCAGAAAATAacgttttgtttttttagtccGCTACACTATAAAGCTATCTCATTGCTATAGCCACTATTTGACGACGTTTTGTACTAAATCGCGTATCACATAATAATAGCTGTTTGTTAAATTTTTGCTACGCCGTATTCCTATAGCACCGCTATTTGACAACCCTGGTTGGAATAAGGGTTTTCAGTGTTGTAAGTTGTTACACTTCTCCTTAATGTTATGTTGCGtattattattgattgattAATTTGTGTTGATCATGATGGTGTTGGCAAAAATAAGGGATTAGTTCTGTTTAGTGCATGTATAGAAAATAGAGAggtaaaaaagagaaaattatgTGGAGTGCTGTTACCAGCTTATGAGTTAGTCTTTGAATTGTCATTTGTCAGGTTATGTTAAAACTGAAGCATTGTTTGGCAGACCCAGTTGCTATGTGGCATGTTAAAGATGAGATTGCCCCGGCTATTCTTCTTGTCGTGGATTTTGGTGGGTGGTATAGACTTGACTCAAAATCATCCAACTGTACTTCATCTGAAATGATCCAACACACTCAAGTTTCTGTAATTAAAGATGTGATTGTGCCATACACACACCTGCTACCCAGTTTGCACTTGTCACAAAACCAGGAGCGCCGCAACCTTCTTTATTTTAAAGGAGCCAAACATAGGCACCGGGTCAGTATTGCTTCTCTTTGGGCTAGCCTTGCATAATTTTTCATTTGGAACTTTATTCTAGCATCTTTCATGACTTATAATTGGACTCTTGACTACTCAACGGTTTTAAGTGATCAAGTTTGTTGTTTGTTGTTCTTTCTGTCTTATGGTACTTGTTCTTTCGGATTTTTCATGTCATGCACTTCTTTATCAGCTAATCTTAACTGTGGGTTGTAGCAATAGCATCTTACTAATTGTTTGCTGTTTTTGTGTTAAATGTTATGACTTAAATTTGTATTAAAGTTGTCCCTTGTGTCGACACCCCCAAAATCCAAGCCTTTTTATTCAGTTATTCTTATGGCTCTTGCTTGAACTTGAAAATTTGTTAATACCTGTGATATTACTCTTTACCTGTTTTCTCGAATGACGTTGGATATGCACCTAGATAAAAGTCATCACTTACTAGCTTTTCATATAATGGTTTCTTATTAAAGCTTCATAGTAATATGACTTGCATAATGGCTTCACTTTTTGTCATATCATTTCACACACGCCAGGAAGTTTTAATCATATCTTCCATCTAGGCAAATAAgctttttaactatttaatggCATTTTGATTTACTGAAAAATCTGTTTTGGGTAGCATACAGGGGTTTTGGTTTTCAATGTCATAAGTGTGCGATCTCCCTTTGAGAACCAGTAACAAGAGGCCCAACATTTCCTGCCACATACCTAAGACCTTACTTTTTAACATTTCAAAGTTACTTACTTGCGCATGAATGAATTGTTTAAAAGTCTATAAGAATTCATCTCCGATGTTCACTACTGCTTGTAATATATTAAGGATTGGTCTGACCTTGAAATTTTCTTGATGAAAATATGTCGAACTTTCCAATCAAATTTTAGTTATTTCCTTTTCATGTTAAAGACTGTGGATCTACTTTTCCTGACTTGTAAGCAAAACCTAGAGCATACTGTTGATGGTAAATAGTTGACATCCTTGAGGGTGAAATCATCCCCTTCTTTCATTTAAGAGGAGTGTTTTAGAAATTGAAATCAATTtcctaattttgtaaatttttctgATGTACCCTTCTTTTCTAGgattgtttgtttttcattttgctAACTTCCTAATGGATCTAGCTTTTGTTTCCTCGCACTGCAGTCTTTTTACCTTCACCTAGGTTTTATCCCTTTGGGTTTTCATGGTAAGGTTTTTAACGAGGCAGTTGTTGTTCTCGCACACTGTTGTTACCTTGGGTATTGTTGAGTGCTAAAGCATCATATGGTAAATTTGGCATCCCAACCATGTTGCAAATGATAGGTGGTTGATTTGGGGTGCTAAGTTAACATAGTTGGGATGCCAATTTTGCCATCTTTTGCACACTTTCTTTTtggcttaaaaaaaatatatgagcgCTCAGATGAATTGTTTCCACTCAACAAAGTACTGGAAAGCCAATTCCACActgtttaattatataatagatGCCAATAATTTATGTAGATATTCATCCAACAGAAGTGTGATTATGTTGGTCTTTCTAGTCATGAAAAGCCAATGCTTTATCTTTTCCAGCTCATCTCATTGAAAAATTGTTCAAATTACAGGGAGGCCTTGTTAGAGAGAAGTTGTGGGATCTATTGAATAATGAACCTGGTGTTATAATGGAGGAAGGCTTCCCTAATGCGACCGGGCGAGAGCAATCAATAAAAGGGATGAGAACATCAGAGTTTTGCCTGCACCCAGCTGGGGACACACCCACTTCATGCCGACTTTTTGATGCCATTCAAAGTCTTTGTATACCTGTTATTGTCAGCGACAATATTGAGCTCCCATTTGAAGGTATGGTGGATTATACAGAATTTTCAGTTTTTGTAGGAGTTGGTGATGCACTTAAACCAAGATGGCTAGTCAATCATCTTCAAAGCTTTTCAAAAGATCAGAAAGACACGTTCCGCCAAAAGATGGCTCGGGTACAGCCCATGTTTGTCTATGATAATGGTCATCCAGGTGGTATTGGCCCTATACCTTTGGATGGTGCAGTGAATCATATATGGAAGAAAGTTCACCAAAAACTGCCAGTGATAAAAGAAGCCATAATTCGAGAAAGAAGAAAACCACCTGGTGTGTTGGTTCCACAACGATGTCAGTGTACTTAAGTAATTCTTTATGTTTATCTTCTATCAAAGCAGCAGATATATGTATTAGTATCTGGTTCAAGTTTGCATCAAAATGGTTTTTTGGTTAGACGTGGTATAGGAGAAATTAGTTGCCATTGACTGTGAGTAGTGTTACTCAGTATTTCATTTTCATTACATTCTCGTTGCACCtgtatttttctgttttttatttattattctctaTGTATTGTAACtgataaatttatcaaaatgaaatatCTTTTGACAAATTTGTTACTGTTTACTATTTATTCTCACCAATCTATCTTTCAAAAATACTCTGTTCGAGTGAAGGTTTAGATGCAATTTCTTGAAATTTCAACCAACTTAGTTGTGTACCTTACGAATTTTATCTTCTCTTTGTACAGTGATTAGAATATTATGGTATGCACAAAAGTTTAATGCGGTTGGTTTCTTGTAACAACGAATCCCATCCCCTATAAGACTTTTTTCCCATTTCGTAAGGACATTTTGAACTTTTGGTTAGTCTTTATGATTAGACTATGATACAAGTTGTAACAAATCTCTTGTCAGAGGTGAAATTCATATCTATGATTCTGCATGGTCAATGtagaaacaaaaaatatgtttcaatGTCTTTAGTACATACAATCTGATTGCAGCAAAAAGGGATAACCAATCCCTCTTCGCTTTGAAGGAAACAATACAAAAAGGATGCTCACTACAAAACCAACCACAAGGGGAAGNNNNNNNNNNGCATTCCTGGATAGTAACATTTCACAACATCATAATGCAAACCTGCAAAAGCAAGAAAAGAGAGCAGAGACAGTAATGC
The genomic region above belongs to Cicer arietinum cultivar CDC Frontier isolate Library 1 chromosome 4, Cicar.CDCFrontier_v2.0, whole genome shotgun sequence and contains:
- the LOC101491343 gene encoding probable arabinosyltransferase ARAD1; translated protein: FTVISLLSLAFFLSSSTTTITSHHSLSLQSPTLSAINVYVADLPRSLNYGLINRYWSFDSDSRLGSDSDHDIRSTNLGKTLEFPPYPENPLIKQYSAEYWIMGDLMTPPQLRTGSFAKRVLDARDADVVFVPFFATLSAELQLGMAKGVFRKKDGNEDYQRQREVIDFVKKTQAWKRSGGRDHVFVLTDPVAMWHVKDEIAPAILLVVDFGGWYRLDSKSSNCTSSEMIQHTQVSVIKDVIVPYTHLLPSLHLSQNQERRNLLYFKGAKHRHRGGLVREKLWDLLNNEPGVIMEEGFPNATGREQSIKGMRTSEFCLHPAGDTPTSCRLFDAIQSLCIPVIVSDNIELPFEGMVDYTEFSVFVGVGDALKPRWLVNHLQSFSKDQKDTFRQKMARVQPMFVYDNGHPGGIGPIPLDGAVNHIWKKVHQKLPVIKEAIIRERRKPPGVLVPQRCQCT
- the LOC101497849 gene encoding G-type lectin S-receptor-like serine/threonine-protein kinase At1g34300 encodes the protein MILQTQTQTQQQHLLLLSFFLFSTLISTIAAATTLISPGTTTLYASNTNQSWSSPNNTFSLHFLPLHPQTTPPSFFAAIVFSGGSPVIWTAGNGATVDSNGSFQFLSTGNILLVNGSGSTLWESGTSKMGVSSAMLHENGNLVLSNGKKSVWSSFDNPTDTIVPSQNFTVSMVLRSGLYSFSVLNSGNLTLKFNDTVPYWDQGLNFSMSLMNLSSPVLDLQSKGILQILYPNLTSPVVVAYTNDYGEGDDDVLRILKLDGDGNLRIYNSRKGSGDVSVGWVAVEDQCEVFGYCGNNGICSYNNNDSISKPICGCASHNFEMVDSNDSRKGCVRKVRLEDCVGEVAMLQVNHARFLTYPPQFVINPEIFFVGLSACSGNCLQSGSCFASTSLSDGTGLCYIKTSNFISGYQNPALPSISFIKVCGPLAPNSSTPLENVAERKEWRIHAWVVAIIVSSTVLGFLVFEGGLWLWCCRSGSGVGGLAAQYALIEYASGAPVHFSYKELQRSTNGFRDKLGDGRFGTVYRGVLANQIVVAVKQLEGIDQGEKQFRMEVSTISSTHHLNLVRLVGFCSEGRYRLLVYEFMKNGSLDNFLFVKEERSGKVMNWEHRFNVALSAAKGLTYLHEECRNCIVHCDVKPENILLDENYNAKVSDFGLAKLLGSTDHKHLNLTSVRGIRGYLAPEWLASLPVTSKSDVYSYGMVLLEIVSGKRNFEISEETSGKMFSIWAYEEFEKGNIMEIIDKRLGSQEINLEEVKRMLLACFWCMQEQPSKRPTMGKVLQMLEGVIDICKPPAPKSFTVGSSSDSEGIKSNATAFSTFASSSTPPYSPSSALLP